Proteins from a single region of Campylobacter sputorum:
- a CDS encoding heat shock protein transcriptional repressor HspR: MNTHYDEPVYLISVVAKVLNIHPQTLRQYEKEGLVCPNRTDGKMRLYSERDIDQIKTILRLTRDMGINLAGVDVVLRLKKQMEEMERALDNLNEELERLNNINKTSNKKSLVKAKNNFDIIFYKDND, encoded by the coding sequence ATGAATACACATTATGACGAACCAGTATATTTAATAAGCGTAGTTGCAAAAGTTTTAAATATCCATCCACAAACTTTAAGACAATACGAGAAAGAAGGACTTGTTTGTCCAAACAGAACTGATGGCAAGATGCGACTTTATTCAGAAAGAGATATAGATCAAATTAAAACAATTCTTAGATTAACAAGAGATATGGGGATAAATTTAGCAGGCGTTGATGTTGTTTTAAGGCTAAAAAAACAGATGGAAGAGATGGAAAGAGCTTTAGATAATTTAAATGAAGAGTTAGAAAGATTAAATAATATAAATAAGACATCTAATAAAAAATCTTTAGTAAAGGCAAAAAATAATTTTGATATAATATTTTACAAAGATAATGACTAA
- a CDS encoding tetratricopeptide repeat protein yields the protein MKKIVFLLSAFAIMLSAANNKANELQTKCDNNDLEACSDLGFLYSEGLEINGDDKKAIELFTKACEGGYARGCAELGVMYEGGFGVQKDTKKAISLYEKACKNEYLKSCNYLGTMYASQKDYDKAKDLFIKSCDKGNAMGCFSIATLYHNAKGFKNDINMAMKYYKKACDLKDEIACVQYENLKEKK from the coding sequence ATGAAAAAAATAGTTTTTTTACTATCAGCTTTTGCTATTATGTTATCAGCTGCTAATAATAAGGCAAATGAGTTACAAACAAAATGCGATAATAACGATTTAGAAGCTTGTAGCGATCTTGGATTTTTATATAGTGAGGGTTTAGAAATAAATGGTGATGATAAAAAAGCCATAGAACTATTTACAAAAGCTTGCGAAGGTGGTTATGCTAGAGGTTGTGCTGAGCTTGGAGTAATGTATGAAGGCGGTTTTGGCGTTCAAAAAGATACTAAAAAAGCTATCTCTTTGTATGAAAAAGCTTGTAAAAACGAATATCTAAAAAGTTGCAATTACCTTGGGACAATGTATGCATCACAAAAAGATTATGATAAAGCAAAAGATTTATTTATAAAATCTTGTGATAAAGGTAACGCTATGGGATGTTTTAGTATCGCTACGCTTTACCATAATGCAAAAGGCTTTAAAAATGATATAAATATGGCTATGAAGTATTATAAAAAAGCTTGCGATTTAAAAGACGAAATAGCTTGCGTTCAATATGAAAATTTAAAAGAGAAAAAATAA
- the metE gene encoding 5-methyltetrahydropteroyltriglutamate--homocysteine S-methyltransferase: MQNSVISYPRIGEKRELKFGVEKYFKDEISQTELLDLAKNLRKTHWLSQKNAGIDFISSNDFSFYDNILDCANTFNVVSDKYKKLNLNELDEYFAQARGYQGKNGDEKALAMKKWFNTNYHYLVPECDNTNISVNDTKIISQYKEAKELGIETKPAISGIFTFYKLINFTNEDIKLKVKDKLKKAYIELLNNLEKSGVKLVQFDEPYLVSDLNKEDISLFKEFYEEILNNKNSVKILLQTYFGDVRDIYVDLINLNFDAIGLDFIEGKKNLELLKKYNFPDNITLFAGVVNGKNIYKNNYEKTINLLKEIQKYAKNAVINTSCSLLHVPYTTQNETNLEEKYLEHFSFAIEKLQELKDLKDIINSNQISRHTAFVSNKNLFQKETNKTNQSVQNRIKNLKDSDFVRLPEFSQREKLQKQSLNLPLLPTTTIGSFPQTPDIRSNRLAYKKGEISAQNYLTFHQLKIKECIELQEEIGLDVLVHGESERNDMVEYFGQSLDGFLFTTNGWVQSYGTRCVKPPLIWGDISRTKPITVSWAKYAQSLSKKYVKGMLTGPVTILNWSFPREDISLKDSTLQIALAIRDEVLDLEKEGIKIIQIDEAALREKLPLRKSDWHSEYLDWAIPAFNLVHSGVQPTTQIHTHMCYSEFSDIIKEIDAMDADVISFEAARSNLELLDTLKKVNFKTQVGPGIYDIHSPRVPSVEELKSVIIKILEKLPKEKVWINPDCGLKTRGYKEVVASLKNLVSATKQIRG, from the coding sequence ATGCAAAATTCTGTGATTTCTTATCCTAGGATAGGTGAAAAAAGAGAGTTAAAATTTGGTGTTGAAAAATATTTTAAAGATGAAATTAGTCAAACAGAGCTTTTAGACTTAGCTAAAAATTTACGCAAAACGCATTGGTTAAGTCAAAAAAATGCTGGTATTGACTTTATAAGTTCAAATGATTTTTCATTTTACGATAATATCCTTGATTGTGCTAATACTTTTAATGTTGTTAGCGATAAATATAAAAAACTAAATCTCAATGAACTAGATGAATATTTTGCACAAGCAAGAGGCTATCAAGGTAAAAACGGAGATGAAAAAGCTCTTGCAATGAAAAAATGGTTTAATACAAACTATCATTATTTGGTTCCAGAATGCGATAATACAAACATATCTGTAAATGATACAAAAATTATAAGCCAATACAAAGAAGCAAAAGAATTAGGAATTGAAACAAAACCTGCTATTAGCGGTATTTTTACATTTTATAAGCTTATAAATTTTACAAATGAAGATATAAAGCTAAAAGTAAAAGACAAACTTAAAAAGGCTTATATAGAGCTGTTAAACAACTTAGAAAAATCTGGAGTAAAACTAGTTCAATTCGATGAGCCATATTTAGTCAGCGATTTAAATAAAGAAGATATATCTTTGTTTAAAGAATTTTATGAAGAAATTTTAAACAATAAAAACTCTGTAAAGATATTGCTACAAACATATTTTGGAGATGTTAGAGATATTTATGTTGATTTAATAAATTTAAATTTTGATGCTATAGGGCTTGATTTTATAGAGGGTAAAAAAAATTTAGAGTTATTAAAAAAGTATAATTTTCCAGACAATATTACACTCTTTGCAGGAGTAGTAAATGGTAAAAATATTTATAAAAATAACTACGAAAAAACTATAAATTTACTAAAAGAGATACAAAAATATGCAAAAAATGCCGTTATAAACACATCTTGTTCACTTTTGCATGTGCCTTATACAACGCAAAATGAAACAAATTTAGAAGAAAAATATTTAGAGCATTTTTCATTTGCAATAGAAAAATTACAAGAGTTAAAAGATTTAAAAGATATTATCAACTCAAATCAAATATCAAGACACACTGCTTTTGTATCAAACAAAAATTTATTTCAAAAAGAAACAAACAAAACAAACCAAAGTGTTCAAAACAGGATTAAAAATCTTAAAGATAGCGATTTTGTAAGATTGCCAGAATTTTCACAAAGAGAAAAATTACAAAAACAATCGTTAAATTTACCACTCTTGCCTACAACCACTATAGGTTCTTTCCCCCAAACACCAGATATTCGCTCAAACCGTTTGGCATATAAAAAAGGAGAAATTTCAGCTCAAAATTATCTAACCTTTCATCAATTAAAAATAAAAGAGTGCATAGAACTACAAGAAGAAATTGGACTTGATGTGTTAGTTCACGGCGAATCTGAAAGAAATGATATGGTTGAGTATTTCGGGCAAAGCTTAGATGGATTTTTATTTACAACAAATGGCTGGGTGCAAAGCTATGGCACTCGTTGTGTTAAACCACCTCTTATTTGGGGTGATATAAGCAGAACTAAGCCAATAACTGTCTCATGGGCAAAATATGCTCAAAGTTTAAGCAAAAAATATGTCAAAGGTATGCTAACAGGACCTGTAACGATACTAAATTGGTCTTTTCCAAGAGAAGATATTAGCCTAAAAGATAGCACTCTTCAAATCGCATTAGCAATAAGAGATGAAGTTTTGGATTTAGAAAAAGAAGGAATTAAAATTATCCAAATAGATGAAGCTGCATTAAGAGAAAAACTACCTCTTAGAAAAAGCGATTGGCACAGCGAGTATCTTGATTGGGCGATACCTGCGTTTAATCTAGTGCATAGTGGTGTGCAACCTACAACTCAAATTCATACACATATGTGTTATAGTGAATTTAGCGATATAATCAAAGAAATAGACGCAATGGATGCAGATGTAATATCATTTGAAGCAGCAAGATCAAATTTGGAACTTCTTGATACATTAAAAAAAGTAAATTTTAAAACTCAAGTAGGTCCTGGTATTTATGATATACATAGCCCAAGAGTACCTAGTGTAGAAGAGTTAAAAAGTGTGATTATAAAAATATTAGAAAAATTACCAAAAGAAAAAGTTTGGATAAATCCAGATTGTGGATTAAAAACTAGAGGCTATAAAGAAGTAGTAGCTAGCCTTAAAAATTTGGTAAGTGCAACAAAACAAATTAGGGGGTAA
- a CDS encoding potassium/proton antiporter translates to MEENLIIIGVLFLASIFFSKISDRYGIPALIVFLCVGMLAGSDGILGLPFDDTKFAALVGNLALIFILFAGGFDTNIKSVAPILKVSIVLATLGVVITAIVLGLFIYLLLGWSLLESFLLGAIISSTDAAAVFAILRSRGIKLKNNLGELLEFESGSNDPMAIFLTMTIIGIISASQTPTAGNIVIELAMQFFIGGIVGYACGCSLPSILNKIQLSSWGFYPILVLGFVCLVFGITTKIGGNGYIAVYVMGIFANRREYVYKKNLVGFFDGVAWIMQIFVFLTLGLLVFPSSLPSVTLMAALIALFLTFVARPISVFIGTIFTKFSIKEKTFISWVGLRGVVPVILSTYPLSANINHAEDMFNIVFVIVFISVLIQGSTISKAATILGVRLEENKKEEIKEPSIKNQIFYQSIRQFSIEEDSKIIGKNLAELELPENFYVVLSVRDGKYIKVTGSYLFKANDLLLIVCKDEDFYTKILKDYGFIA, encoded by the coding sequence TTGGAAGAAAACCTAATCATAATCGGTGTACTTTTTTTAGCTAGTATATTTTTTAGCAAAATTTCAGATAGGTATGGAATTCCTGCTCTTATAGTATTTTTATGTGTTGGAATGTTAGCTGGAAGCGACGGTATATTAGGTCTTCCTTTTGATGATACTAAATTTGCAGCTTTAGTTGGAAATTTAGCTCTTATTTTTATACTATTTGCAGGTGGCTTTGATACAAATATAAAATCTGTTGCCCCAATACTTAAAGTTTCCATAGTTCTAGCAACTCTTGGAGTTGTTATAACTGCTATTGTATTAGGATTATTTATTTATCTTCTTTTAGGTTGGAGTTTGCTTGAAAGCTTTTTACTTGGCGCCATTATAAGCTCAACTGACGCAGCCGCAGTATTTGCGATACTTAGATCAAGAGGTATAAAACTAAAAAACAATCTTGGTGAGCTTTTAGAATTTGAAAGCGGAAGCAATGATCCAATGGCAATATTTTTAACTATGACCATAATTGGTATTATAAGTGCATCACAAACACCAACTGCTGGAAATATAGTCATAGAACTTGCTATGCAATTTTTTATAGGCGGAATTGTCGGATATGCTTGCGGATGCTCTTTGCCAAGTATTTTAAACAAAATTCAACTTAGTTCATGGGGGTTTTACCCTATTTTAGTTCTTGGATTTGTTTGTTTGGTTTTTGGAATTACTACAAAAATAGGCGGAAATGGTTATATAGCTGTATATGTTATGGGAATTTTTGCAAATAGACGAGAATATGTATACAAAAAGAATTTAGTTGGTTTTTTTGATGGAGTAGCTTGGATAATGCAAATTTTTGTATTTTTAACTCTTGGATTGTTAGTTTTTCCAAGCTCTCTACCAAGCGTTACTCTTATGGCAGCACTTATAGCTCTTTTTCTCACTTTTGTTGCAAGACCAATCAGCGTGTTTATAGGCACTATCTTTACTAAATTTAGCATAAAAGAAAAAACATTTATATCTTGGGTTGGGCTTAGGGGCGTTGTTCCTGTTATATTATCCACCTATCCTCTTAGTGCAAACATAAATCATGCAGAGGATATGTTTAACATAGTTTTTGTTATAGTCTTCATTTCTGTTTTAATACAAGGTTCTACAATATCAAAAGCTGCTACAATACTTGGCGTAAGATTAGAAGAAAATAAAAAAGAAGAAATAAAAGAACCTTCCATTAAAAATCAAATTTTTTATCAATCTATTAGGCAATTTTCAATAGAAGAAGATTCTAAAATAATTGGAAAAAACCTAGCCGAGCTGGAATTACCAGAAAATTTCTATGTAGTTCTTTCTGTAAGAGATGGAAAATACATAAAAGTTACAGGATCTTATCTTTTTAAAGCAAATGACTTGCTTTTGATAGTTTGTAAAGATGAAGATTTTTATACAAAAATACTTAAAGATTATGGATTTATAGCGTAG
- the pckA gene encoding phosphoenolpyruvate carboxykinase (ATP): MLNEIKKLGLDNVKEIYHNLSYEELFEHEVKNNEGKVSSNGTFMVDTGIFTGRSPKDKYFVKQDESQKYIAWGKINQPISKNLFDKLLKKAKKQLSNKNIYVQDAYCGVSDASKKRVRFITEIAWQAHFVKNMFIRPKDNELKNFKPDFVVYNACKCSNEDYKEDGLNSEVFVIFNIEENVAVIGGTWYGGEMKKGIFSMMNYWLPLEGKLSMHCSANIGKNNDTALFFGLSGTGKTTLSTDPNRALIGDDEHGWDDEGIFNFEGGCYAKCINLSKENEPEIYNAIKRNALLENVVADENGNVDFNDGSKTENTRVSYPIEHIKNRQENSKGGHPKNIIFLTADAFGVLPPVAKLTKEQAMYYFLSGYTAKVAGTERGITEPVATFSACFGEAFLPLHPTIYAKLLGEKIDKYGVKVYLVNTGWSGGAYGVGKRMSIKATRACINAILDGNIEKSEFENFDDFNISIPKELNGVETTLLNPINNWKDKNEFIKTRKNLAKMFVENFNRYKDVKAGVEFAKAGPSI, translated from the coding sequence ATGTTGAATGAGATTAAAAAACTTGGACTTGATAATGTAAAAGAGATTTATCATAATCTAAGTTATGAAGAATTATTTGAACACGAAGTCAAAAACAATGAAGGAAAAGTTAGCAGTAATGGTACTTTTATGGTTGATACTGGTATATTTACAGGAAGAAGCCCCAAAGACAAATACTTTGTAAAGCAAGACGAATCTCAAAAATACATAGCATGGGGAAAAATTAACCAGCCAATTTCAAAAAACTTATTTGATAAGTTACTTAAAAAAGCCAAAAAACAGCTTTCGAATAAAAATATTTATGTTCAAGATGCATATTGTGGAGTAAGCGATGCAAGCAAAAAAAGAGTTAGATTTATAACAGAAATTGCTTGGCAAGCACATTTTGTAAAGAATATGTTTATACGCCCAAAAGATAATGAGTTGAAAAATTTCAAACCTGATTTTGTAGTTTATAATGCTTGCAAATGTTCAAACGAAGACTATAAAGAAGATGGCTTAAATAGTGAAGTTTTTGTAATTTTTAACATAGAGGAAAATGTAGCTGTAATAGGTGGAACTTGGTATGGCGGAGAGATGAAAAAAGGTATTTTTTCTATGATGAATTATTGGCTTCCATTAGAGGGAAAACTTTCTATGCACTGCTCTGCAAATATAGGAAAAAATAATGATACTGCTCTATTTTTCGGACTTAGTGGAACAGGAAAAACAACTCTTTCTACAGATCCAAATAGAGCTTTAATAGGCGATGATGAACATGGCTGGGATGATGAAGGTATATTTAATTTTGAAGGCGGATGTTATGCAAAATGCATAAATTTAAGTAAAGAAAATGAACCAGAAATTTATAATGCTATCAAAAGAAATGCTTTACTTGAAAATGTAGTGGCAGATGAAAACGGTAATGTTGATTTTAATGACGGATCAAAAACAGAAAACACAAGAGTTAGTTACCCAATAGAACATATTAAAAATAGACAAGAAAACTCAAAAGGTGGACATCCAAAAAACATAATCTTCTTAACAGCAGATGCATTTGGAGTTTTACCGCCTGTTGCAAAACTTACAAAAGAACAAGCGATGTATTATTTTCTAAGTGGATATACCGCAAAAGTTGCTGGAACAGAAAGAGGTATAACTGAACCAGTGGCAACTTTTAGCGCATGCTTTGGCGAGGCATTTTTACCACTTCATCCAACTATTTATGCAAAACTTCTTGGAGAAAAGATAGATAAATACGGAGTAAAAGTTTATCTTGTTAATACAGGCTGGAGCGGTGGTGCTTATGGCGTTGGTAAAAGAATGAGCATAAAAGCAACAAGAGCTTGCATTAATGCAATATTAGATGGCAATATAGAAAAAAGCGAGTTTGAAAACTTTGATGATTTTAATATTTCTATACCAAAAGAGCTTAATGGCGTTGAAACAACCCTATTAAATCCTATAAATAACTGGAAAGATAAAAATGAGTTTATAAAAACCAGAAAAAACCTAGCAAAAATGTTTGTAGAAAACTTTAATAGATACAAAGATGTAAAAGCTGGAGTTGAATTTGCAAAAGCTGGACCAAGTATTTAA
- a CDS encoding Do family serine endopeptidase has protein sequence MKKTIFLSLVTACILNAGSIKFNEASTSPDRVEPGYNPNAILSYHDSIKDVKQSVVNISTKKTIKDNGNMPFSHMFNDPFLKEFFGFNFGIPQDRNRSTSSLGSGVIISSDGYIVTNNHVISDADEIVVTTMYGNNEYKAKVIGADTKTDLAVIKIEAKDLKAISFADSSYLMEGDVVFAVGNPFGVGGTITQGIVSALNKNNIGLNQYENFIQTDASINPGNSGGALVDSRGALVGINSAILSRNGDNNGIGFAIPSNMVKNIAQRLIVDGKIDRGYIGIMISNLTSDQKEVYKNKEGALISSVEKDMPGDKAGLKRGDLIIKVNDKDIKDASTLTNLIGSLDPNTKIDIKYERMGKEYTTKLKLANMNDASSNSGTKTGSVSNYIVDGLSIVNLTDEYRAKYRIPSDASGVLVTDVKSGSKAENLGFMSGDLIIQVGDKNIKNIEDFNSVMKESNGDKVLVWINRRGVYRGLVIK, from the coding sequence ATGAAAAAAACTATTTTTTTATCACTTGTGACTGCTTGTATTTTAAATGCAGGAAGTATAAAATTTAATGAAGCTTCCACATCTCCAGATAGAGTTGAGCCAGGCTATAATCCAAATGCTATACTTTCATATCATGATTCCATAAAAGATGTTAAACAATCAGTTGTAAATATCTCTACTAAAAAAACTATAAAAGATAATGGAAATATGCCGTTTTCCCATATGTTTAATGACCCATTTTTAAAGGAATTTTTTGGATTTAATTTTGGTATCCCGCAAGATAGAAATAGAAGCACCTCTTCTTTGGGAAGCGGGGTTATAATTTCAAGTGATGGATATATAGTTACAAATAATCATGTAATTTCTGATGCTGATGAGATAGTAGTAACAACAATGTATGGAAATAATGAGTATAAAGCAAAAGTTATAGGTGCTGATACTAAAACTGATCTTGCTGTTATTAAAATAGAAGCAAAAGATTTAAAAGCCATATCTTTTGCTGATTCATCTTATCTAATGGAAGGCGATGTTGTATTTGCTGTTGGAAATCCTTTTGGGGTTGGTGGAACTATTACTCAAGGAATAGTTTCTGCTTTAAATAAAAATAATATTGGCTTAAATCAATACGAAAATTTTATACAAACAGATGCTTCTATAAATCCTGGTAATTCTGGCGGAGCTTTAGTTGATAGTAGGGGTGCTTTGGTTGGTATAAACTCAGCAATACTTAGTAGAAATGGCGATAATAATGGTATTGGATTTGCAATACCTTCAAATATGGTAAAAAATATCGCACAAAGACTTATTGTTGATGGAAAGATAGATCGTGGATACATAGGCATAATGATATCAAATTTAACAAGTGATCAAAAAGAAGTATATAAAAATAAAGAAGGAGCCTTGATATCTAGCGTAGAAAAAGATATGCCTGGAGATAAAGCTGGATTAAAAAGAGGCGATTTGATAATAAAAGTAAATGATAAAGATATAAAAGATGCATCAACTCTTACAAATTTAATCGGCTCACTAGATCCAAATACAAAAATAGACATAAAATATGAAAGAATGGGCAAAGAATATACTACTAAACTAAAATTGGCAAATATGAATGACGCCTCTTCAAATTCTGGAACAAAAACAGGTTCAGTTTCAAATTATATAGTAGATGGGCTTAGTATTGTAAATTTAACAGATGAATATCGTGCTAAGTATCGTATCCCAAGTGATGCAAGTGGTGTTTTAGTAACTGATGTTAAATCTGGTTCTAAAGCTGAAAATTTAGGCTTTATGAGCGGGGATTTGATTATACAAGTTGGGGATAAAAATATTAAAAATATAGAAGATTTTAACTCTGTTATGAAAGAAAGCAATGGAGATAAAGTCCTTGTTTGGATAAATAGAAGAGGTGTATATAGAGGTCTTGTTATAAAATAG
- a CDS encoding DnaJ C-terminal domain-containing protein, with translation MSNSLYETLGVDKSASNEEIKKAYRRLARKYHPDINKDPKSEDKFKEINAAYEILSDESKRKQYDMHGDSMFGGQSFHDFTQNQDLGNLDEILRNIFGGAFGSRSSSGFGGNSFSSFSSYDGFGADLDTQAKIKIPFDVAVMGGEKQINIGGESIKIRIPAGINSGEKLRVKGKGRSIGGQRGDLILNVAVESSSEYERNGDDLTKELNISLKTALFGNKVDIQTYKKPVSIKISPNTKPNQKIRLKGYGVQNRKSGIYGDLYLKVNVVLPDISNLDDNLVELMKEKLPQ, from the coding sequence TTGAGTAATAGTTTATATGAAACACTAGGTGTAGATAAATCAGCATCTAATGAAGAGATAAAAAAAGCATATAGAAGACTTGCCAGAAAATATCATCCAGATATAAATAAAGATCCTAAATCCGAAGACAAATTTAAAGAAATCAATGCAGCTTACGAAATTTTAAGTGATGAATCAAAAAGAAAACAATACGACATGCATGGGGATTCTATGTTTGGTGGACAAAGTTTCCATGATTTTACACAAAATCAGGATTTGGGAAATTTAGATGAAATTTTAAGAAATATATTTGGTGGTGCCTTTGGCTCAAGAAGTTCTAGTGGATTTGGAGGAAATAGCTTTAGCTCTTTTAGTTCTTATGATGGATTTGGGGCTGATTTGGACACTCAAGCTAAAATAAAAATACCATTTGATGTAGCTGTAATGGGTGGAGAAAAACAGATAAATATAGGTGGCGAAAGCATTAAAATTCGCATTCCTGCTGGCATAAATAGCGGAGAAAAACTCAGGGTAAAAGGAAAAGGTAGAAGCATAGGTGGTCAAAGAGGAGATCTTATACTAAATGTTGCTGTAGAATCTAGTAGCGAGTATGAAAGAAATGGGGATGATTTAACAAAAGAGTTAAATATATCTCTAAAAACTGCACTTTTTGGAAATAAAGTAGATATTCAAACATACAAAAAACCAGTTAGTATAAAAATATCTCCAAACACAAAACCTAATCAAAAAATAAGATTAAAAGGATATGGGGTGCAAAATAGAAAAAGTGGCATTTATGGAGATTTGTATCTAAAAGTAAATGTTGTTTTACCAGATATTTCAAATTTAGATGATAATCTAGTAGAACTTATGAAAGAAAAATTACCACAATAA
- a CDS encoding HAD family hydrolase, whose product MSMNTKTIIFDMDGTIIDSSEAICVTINQTRRNIGLKTDLQKEFILKTINSLDKNMTKEFFNLENPTNKMMQDFQKDFDKNYNIYAKKYECVDEILDFCISKKYFVVLASNAPQDSLKAILEKNKIYDKFNFIIGFSKNTPKKPDPTMLNLAKEKGLNNTAVFIGDSIKDEMAAINANMPYINVSWGFGENSTKFKNAKNSNELIKFIEDI is encoded by the coding sequence ATGAGTATGAATACTAAAACAATTATATTTGATATGGATGGAACAATTATAGATAGCTCAGAAGCTATCTGTGTTACTATAAATCAAACAAGACGAAATATCGGACTAAAAACCGATTTACAAAAAGAATTTATTTTAAAAACAATTAACTCACTAGATAAAAATATGACAAAAGAGTTTTTTAATTTAGAAAATCCAACAAATAAAATGATGCAAGATTTTCAAAAAGATTTTGACAAAAACTACAATATTTATGCTAAAAAATATGAATGTGTTGATGAAATACTTGATTTTTGTATATCCAAGAAATATTTCGTAGTCCTTGCAAGTAACGCTCCACAAGATAGTTTAAAAGCAATTTTAGAAAAAAATAAAATATATGATAAATTTAATTTTATCATAGGTTTTAGTAAAAATACACCCAAAAAACCAGATCCAACTATGTTAAATTTAGCCAAAGAAAAAGGTTTAAATAATACAGCAGTTTTTATAGGAGATAGCATAAAAGATGAAATGGCTGCGATAAATGCAAATATGCCTTATATAAATGTTTCATGGGGATTTGGAGAAAATAGCACTAAATTTAAAAATGCTAAGAATTCTAATGAGCTGATAAAATTTATAGAAGATATATAA
- the metF gene encoding methylenetetrahydrofolate reductase [NAD(P)H], whose protein sequence is MTLSFEIFPPRKNDSVEKIYNTLEALKDLDPDFISVTFGAAGSKNSTNTLDIATLVKDKYNTKSIVHLPCIHKNKDEILQILQECKKRGLNDILALRGDEVENEKVSEDFSYASDLVKFIKQNGNFTIYGACYPEKHKNSKDFVEDIKNLKIKVDAGVDTLLTQLFFDNEDFYKFRQNCALANINAKICAGIMPVTNKRQILKITSLCGAKIPPKFVRILDKYQDDKKAMFDAGIAYAIDQIVDLVTYGVDGIHLYTMNNAKVAIKIYDAIKSLFQREVK, encoded by the coding sequence ATGACCCTCTCTTTTGAAATTTTTCCACCTCGTAAAAACGACAGTGTTGAAAAAATTTATAATACATTAGAAGCATTAAAGGATTTAGATCCGGATTTTATAAGCGTAACTTTTGGTGCAGCTGGTTCTAAAAATTCAACAAATACTTTAGATATTGCAACTCTTGTAAAAGATAAATACAATACAAAAAGCATAGTTCATTTACCTTGTATTCATAAAAATAAAGATGAAATTTTGCAAATTTTGCAAGAGTGTAAAAAGCGTGGATTAAATGATATTTTGGCTCTAAGAGGCGATGAAGTAGAAAATGAAAAAGTAAGCGAAGATTTTTCATATGCAAGTGACTTAGTTAAATTTATAAAGCAAAATGGAAATTTTACGATATATGGCGCTTGTTATCCAGAAAAACATAAAAATTCAAAAGATTTTGTAGAGGATATAAAAAATCTTAAAATTAAAGTTGATGCTGGAGTTGACACGCTTTTAACGCAGTTATTTTTCGATAATGAAGATTTTTATAAATTTAGACAAAATTGCGCTTTAGCAAATATAAATGCGAAAATTTGTGCTGGAATTATGCCTGTTACAAATAAGCGTCAAATTTTGAAAATAACCTCACTTTGTGGAGCAAAAATACCGCCTAAATTTGTTAGAATTTTAGATAAATATCAAGATGATAAAAAAGCTATGTTTGATGCTGGAATTGCATACGCGATAGATCAAATTGTAGATTTAGTAACTTATGGAGTTGATGGAATTCATCTTTATACTATGAACAATGCAAAAGTAGCTATAAAAATTTATGATGCGATAAAATCTCTTTTTCAAAGAGAAGTAAAGTAG